In a genomic window of Hyphomonas sp.:
- a CDS encoding antirestriction protein ArdA, whose amino-acid sequence MTRPDPAVPLAVTPVPPAENSPRIYVACLAAYNHGHLHGCWIPATKPREIMQAVRAMLASSPVPDAEEWAIHDHEGFEGAEIAEYAGFQTVCDLAEFIRAHGRLGACLHRHFAGDLAAARAAFEDHAGQYGSLGEFAESLHRETGTNIPQALQPYIDWQALGRDMELSGDIMTLRTGIDALHVFWSQ is encoded by the coding sequence ATGACCAGACCAGACCCGGCAGTTCCTCTTGCGGTGACCCCCGTGCCCCCGGCTGAAAATTCCCCGCGCATCTATGTCGCCTGTCTGGCGGCCTACAATCACGGCCATTTGCATGGGTGCTGGATACCGGCCACGAAGCCGCGCGAGATCATGCAGGCGGTCCGCGCCATGCTGGCGTCGAGCCCGGTGCCGGATGCCGAGGAATGGGCGATCCATGATCATGAAGGCTTTGAAGGCGCCGAGATTGCCGAATATGCAGGGTTTCAGACCGTCTGTGATCTGGCGGAATTCATCCGGGCGCATGGCCGTCTTGGCGCGTGCCTGCACCGGCATTTTGCCGGCGATCTCGCTGCGGCGCGTGCGGCCTTCGAGGATCATGCGGGCCAGTATGGCTCGCTCGGCGAGTTTGCCGAAAGCCTCCATCGCGAGACCGGCACCAACATCCCGCAAGCGCTTCAGCCCTATATTGACTGGCAGGCGCTCGGCCGGGACATGGAACTATCCGGCGACATCATGACACTCCGGACCGGGATCGACGCCTTGCACGTCTTCTGGTCGCAATGA
- a CDS encoding GNAT family acetyltransferase: MTLYVRDYRASDKDALIGLWQACDLLRPWNDPAADIARAIAAKDATLLVGHEAGELIASVMTGYDGHRGWAYYFAVAPDRRSRGHGREIMEEAGLWLAARGAPKMELMVREGNLDARAFYAKLGFERQAVDVYGKWLVEPAGGTAPDEY; this comes from the coding sequence ATGACGCTCTATGTGAGAGATTATCGCGCCTCCGATAAGGACGCGCTGATCGGGTTGTGGCAGGCCTGCGACCTGCTGCGGCCGTGGAATGATCCAGCCGCTGACATCGCCCGCGCAATTGCCGCGAAGGACGCGACCCTTCTGGTTGGACATGAGGCGGGCGAACTCATTGCCAGCGTCATGACCGGATATGACGGCCATCGGGGCTGGGCCTACTATTTCGCTGTGGCGCCAGACCGGCGCAGCCGGGGCCATGGGCGGGAAATCATGGAAGAGGCCGGCCTCTGGCTTGCTGCGCGGGGCGCGCCGAAGATGGAATTGATGGTGCGAGAGGGGAATTTGGATGCACGAGCCTTCTATGCGAAGCTCGGCTTCGAGCGCCAGGCCGTCGATGTCTATGGCAAATGGCTGGTCGAGCCGGCTGGCGGGACGGCCCCCGATGAATACTGA
- a CDS encoding DUF2285 domain-containing protein — protein MAEEHEPYPVRAEDYAYTRTLSRSRWAWEFLRRNRLFLADAAREPAGTLSVRKACPNTLLIRPRTDQTAADRWGLAFFPDPAANGYDAQAFWSGSQFPRQVQLHVSPAMPGETCEIRQRAESCCNLVHLVDSAGREHLLVRGWPHIVQVRCTGCSLLTSDPVRLGFMISGVDSLTQRVRLLEDAFRVFSDQQEPDLPAWTRTQLALRNALIAWDCQLAGLSLRQTAHVIYGHARAEAAWAGPDRAMKDSVRRSRKRAASLIQGRYRELLAPSASGRRRL, from the coding sequence ATGGCCGAAGAACATGAACCCTATCCGGTCCGGGCCGAGGATTATGCCTATACCCGTACCCTGTCGCGCAGCCGCTGGGCCTGGGAATTCCTGCGCCGCAACCGGCTGTTTCTTGCCGATGCCGCCCGCGAACCCGCCGGCACGCTGTCGGTGCGCAAGGCATGTCCGAACACATTGCTGATCCGGCCCCGGACCGACCAGACCGCCGCCGATCGCTGGGGGCTCGCCTTTTTTCCCGATCCGGCAGCCAATGGCTATGACGCCCAGGCTTTCTGGTCGGGATCGCAATTTCCCCGTCAGGTCCAGCTGCATGTCTCGCCCGCCATGCCCGGAGAGACGTGCGAAATCCGGCAACGGGCCGAAAGCTGCTGCAATCTCGTCCACCTTGTCGATTCTGCCGGACGTGAACACCTTCTGGTGCGCGGCTGGCCCCATATCGTGCAGGTCAGGTGTACGGGATGCTCGCTGCTGACCTCAGATCCGGTAAGGCTCGGCTTCATGATCAGCGGCGTCGACTCCCTTACCCAGCGCGTGCGCCTGCTGGAAGATGCATTCCGGGTCTTCTCGGACCAGCAGGAACCGGATCTGCCTGCCTGGACCAGGACCCAGCTTGCCCTGCGCAACGCGCTCATCGCCTGGGACTGCCAGCTGGCAGGCCTCTCCCTGCGCCAGACTGCGCATGTCATCTATGGCCACGCGCGGGCCGAAGCGGCCTGGGCCGGGCCCGACCGCGCGATGAAGGATTCGGTGCGCCGTTCGCGCAAACGCGCCGCCTCTCTCATCCAGGGCCGCTACAGGGAATTGCTCGCGCCGTCTGCCTCCGGTCGCAGGCGACTGTGA
- a CDS encoding SOS response-associated peptidase family protein — MCGKFRYFANWAEIHDFSQPLTARASNLPEDIAMPMATAPVLHLGPDGQRRARPMRWGFTGLRQGRRFPEHIHARNDRLQASQLWRPHFEARRGLLIVTSFNEGEEIPTFRPDRITPTGKTRTRQWTIRPKDGQRLAIAVLYREREDTGPEFVMCTTGANEGISQFVTGDPDKRMAAVLHPENLPTWLGEAGASLDQIQSVLIPFEDNGSWQMEPEDQRSAPLADPRQGSLF; from the coding sequence ATGTGCGGAAAATTCAGGTATTTTGCGAATTGGGCAGAGATCCATGATTTCTCGCAGCCGCTGACGGCGCGTGCGAGCAATCTGCCCGAAGACATCGCCATGCCCATGGCGACTGCGCCGGTCCTGCATCTCGGGCCGGATGGGCAGCGCCGGGCCCGGCCAATGCGCTGGGGCTTTACCGGACTGCGCCAGGGCCGGCGCTTTCCCGAACACATCCATGCGCGCAATGACCGGCTGCAGGCCTCACAGCTCTGGCGGCCGCATTTCGAGGCAAGACGCGGGCTTCTCATCGTGACAAGCTTCAATGAGGGCGAGGAAATCCCGACCTTTCGCCCGGACCGCATCACCCCGACCGGCAAGACACGCACGCGGCAATGGACCATCCGGCCGAAAGACGGCCAGCGTCTCGCCATTGCCGTCCTCTATCGCGAGAGAGAGGACACCGGACCGGAATTCGTCATGTGCACGACCGGGGCCAATGAAGGCATTTCCCAATTCGTCACCGGCGATCCCGACAAGCGTATGGCGGCGGTCCTGCATCCCGAAAACCTGCCGACCTGGCTTGGCGAAGCAGGGGCGAGCCTCGACCAGATCCAGTCCGTCCTGATCCCGTTCGAAGACAATGGCAGCTGGCAGATGGAGCCCGAAGACCAGCGGTCAGCTCCCCTTGCAGATCCGCGACAAGGCAGCCTGTTCTGA
- a CDS encoding RNA polymerase sigma factor — protein sequence MQAKPSRSDHAGPPNIVSDPVSMTPSDGEPEDLADRVRFLNHLFRQHYGELVGRLRKIYGAGPPEPEDIAQAAFSKLAGLEEVRRIRSPRAFLFRTAINLALNSNDKVRRGRNFVRNSLNGNISPNVEEISPETVLMGKQDLERVARAIRRLTPKQREILLRTRFRGQTYAEIRKETGWSEADISRQLHNIMALLQAGLDE from the coding sequence ATGCAGGCAAAACCTTCCCGTTCCGATCATGCAGGTCCGCCGAACATCGTGTCAGATCCGGTCAGCATGACGCCGTCTGATGGCGAACCGGAGGACCTGGCCGACCGTGTCAGGTTCCTGAACCATCTCTTTCGCCAGCATTATGGTGAACTCGTCGGCCGGCTCCGGAAGATATATGGGGCGGGTCCGCCAGAACCGGAGGATATTGCCCAAGCGGCATTCTCGAAGCTTGCGGGCCTTGAAGAGGTCCGCCGGATCCGCTCGCCCCGTGCGTTTCTGTTCCGGACGGCGATCAATCTGGCGCTCAATTCCAATGACAAGGTCCGACGTGGACGAAACTTCGTCAGAAACTCGTTGAATGGAAATATTTCCCCGAATGTGGAAGAAATCTCGCCGGAAACTGTCTTAATGGGAAAGCAGGACCTCGAGCGGGTCGCGCGCGCGATCAGGCGTCTGACGCCGAAGCAGAGAGAGATCCTGTTGCGAACCAGGTTCAGGGGACAGACCTATGCGGAGATCCGGAAAGAGACAGGCTGGAGCGAGGCAGATATTTCGCGCCAACTCCACAATATCATGGCGCTGCTCCAGGCCGGGCTGGATGAATAG
- a CDS encoding FecR domain-containing protein: MKTRGTPVPTGLPDITAPDAEASAWLVHFASGRHDPAKEQAFAAWLDASPDHRAAFRRASQLWDGIAEIDGIEHMLAGQDTVRIPRQQRTPSRRGLLLGGLAASLACAAGTGLLLLGPSASDPVSFSTARGEIRTFTLTDGSKITLGGASRVEGLFSDAARDLRLVNGNAYFDIARDERRPLSVNAGRVRVRVLGTRFDIRKRTGQVSVAVEHGHVRVMADAAARDLRAGERIVSDAALPLGEVGTFDADRVFSWRTGRLSFVDAPLRDIVADMNQYSDLPVRLAPGAPAEMRLTLSFPVGQIGQVLAGLDAAYPLDVRESDTEIVIFASR, translated from the coding sequence ATGAAGACACGCGGCACGCCTGTACCGACCGGATTACCCGACATCACGGCGCCAGACGCCGAGGCAAGTGCCTGGCTGGTCCATTTTGCTTCCGGACGGCATGATCCGGCTAAGGAGCAGGCCTTCGCCGCATGGCTCGACGCATCTCCCGATCATCGCGCCGCATTCCGCAGGGCGTCCCAATTATGGGACGGCATTGCCGAAATTGACGGTATCGAACACATGCTGGCCGGGCAGGATACTGTCCGCATTCCCCGGCAGCAGCGAACCCCGTCCCGGCGCGGTCTGCTGCTTGGGGGGCTTGCGGCAAGCCTTGCCTGTGCGGCGGGCACCGGCCTGCTGCTTCTTGGACCATCTGCTTCAGATCCGGTCTCTTTCTCTACTGCGCGGGGAGAGATCAGGACCTTCACCCTGACCGATGGCAGCAAAATCACGCTCGGTGGCGCGAGCCGGGTCGAGGGGCTTTTTTCAGATGCGGCCCGCGACCTTCGGCTTGTCAATGGGAATGCCTATTTCGACATTGCGCGTGATGAGCGCCGTCCGCTCAGCGTCAATGCCGGGCGGGTCCGGGTCCGCGTGCTTGGCACCCGGTTCGACATCAGGAAGCGGACCGGGCAGGTATCTGTCGCAGTCGAGCATGGACATGTCCGTGTCATGGCCGATGCCGCGGCGCGGGATTTGCGCGCCGGCGAGCGGATCGTGTCCGATGCTGCGTTGCCGCTCGGCGAGGTCGGGACCTTTGACGCCGACAGGGTTTTTTCCTGGAGAACGGGCCGCCTTTCTTTTGTCGACGCCCCGCTGCGCGACATTGTGGCGGACATGAACCAGTATAGCGACCTGCCGGTCAGACTGGCCCCGGGCGCGCCGGCAGAGATGCGGCTGACACTGTCTTTCCCGGTCGGGCAGATTGGCCAGGTCCTCGCGGGTCTGGATGCGGCCTATCCTCTCGATGTGCGCGAGAGCGATACAGAAATCGTGATCTTTGCGAGCCGCTGA
- a CDS encoding TonB-dependent receptor, which yields MKTSINLRKALVLTASGAALCSCHVALAQSATGPDDASIQETVIITGTRGAPRTAFDSLAPVDVISQEAIDLTASDEVMDTLSQLVPSFNVKRLPMADGQVFVRPASLRSLSADHTLVLVNGKRMHRSALLGSNGAQAPDLAQIPSYAIKQIEVLRDGASAQYGSDAIAGVINIILDDEAGTNAFAQAGQYYEGDGEQYRLGVQQGYRFANGFLNLSGEYTDAQPTSRSRQRADAIALQEAFPDLDVADPVQNWGQPERQAYRFALNGAYELEGAEAYVFSTYGFGSGVTDFNWRNPLSTSAFGDSAIDPDYDLSAIYPAGFTPRFGQDDNDFSLTGGLRSDDEGVFSYDFSAGYGRNQIEYFMYDSINASLGSASPTSFNIGTLTQTEYNLNADFVYLASLDMLADDLSFAFGAESRKEEYSIGQGEYASFAVGPLAVEGFPSGSNGFPGFSPDQSGASDQSSYAAYIDLEAPLTDRWTLGGAVRYEDFSEFGTSTTGKVSTRFELTSGLALRATASTGFRAPTPGQLFSERTYQGLDTTTLNIFTSGRFSPQGAVAELISQRDDASILPLEPEESENITAGLAWNSGFGLTATLDLYQIDVSNRLSTSTTFAVTDAERAELAALGVAGAEGITRVNFFQNDFDTRTKGLDLVMAYDFGFGPGEMSLTGAYNYNKTDVTGGDFAANTSSADRFEKGIPEHTANLQASYTLGKWDMFGRMRYYGEWRDFSGNSTGDIFQDFGAMVLFDLGATYQVNEALSVRLGAENVFDQYPDEATYQASRGLIYSRNAPYDTDGGQYYLRFDVSF from the coding sequence ATGAAAACTTCGATCAACCTGCGCAAGGCGCTCGTCCTGACGGCGTCGGGCGCCGCTTTGTGTTCCTGCCATGTCGCGCTTGCACAATCTGCGACCGGCCCGGATGATGCCAGCATCCAGGAAACGGTCATCATCACAGGCACGCGCGGGGCTCCGCGCACCGCGTTTGACAGCCTGGCCCCGGTGGATGTCATTTCGCAGGAGGCTATTGACCTTACCGCTTCCGATGAAGTGATGGACACGCTCTCCCAGCTGGTGCCGTCCTTCAATGTCAAACGCCTGCCCATGGCGGATGGTCAGGTCTTCGTGCGTCCGGCGAGCCTGCGTTCGCTTTCGGCCGATCACACCCTGGTCCTCGTCAATGGCAAGCGCATGCACCGGTCGGCGCTGCTCGGCTCGAATGGCGCCCAGGCACCCGACCTTGCCCAGATCCCGTCCTATGCCATCAAGCAGATCGAGGTCTTGCGGGATGGCGCCTCGGCCCAATATGGTTCCGATGCCATTGCCGGCGTGATCAACATCATTCTCGATGACGAAGCCGGCACCAATGCCTTCGCCCAGGCTGGCCAGTATTATGAAGGGGATGGCGAACAATACCGGCTCGGCGTCCAACAGGGCTACCGGTTCGCAAATGGATTCCTCAACCTTTCCGGCGAATACACGGATGCCCAGCCTACCTCCCGCTCGCGCCAGCGCGCAGATGCGATCGCGCTTCAGGAGGCTTTTCCGGATCTCGACGTGGCTGATCCTGTCCAGAATTGGGGCCAGCCGGAACGCCAGGCCTACCGGTTCGCGCTCAATGGGGCGTATGAACTGGAAGGCGCTGAAGCCTATGTCTTCAGCACGTACGGGTTCGGGTCCGGCGTCACGGACTTCAATTGGCGCAATCCGTTGTCGACCAGCGCGTTCGGGGACAGCGCAATTGATCCGGATTATGATCTTTCGGCCATCTATCCGGCCGGCTTCACGCCGCGCTTTGGTCAGGACGACAATGATTTCTCGCTGACCGGCGGCCTGCGCAGCGATGATGAGGGCGTATTTTCCTATGATTTCAGCGCCGGATATGGCCGCAACCAGATCGAATATTTCATGTATGATTCGATCAATGCATCGCTCGGATCTGCCAGCCCGACCTCGTTCAACATCGGGACGCTGACCCAGACCGAATACAATCTGAATGCCGACTTCGTCTATCTGGCAAGCCTCGACATGCTCGCCGATGATCTGAGTTTTGCGTTTGGCGCAGAAAGCCGCAAGGAAGAATACTCCATCGGTCAGGGCGAATATGCCTCCTTTGCTGTCGGGCCCCTGGCAGTGGAAGGGTTCCCGTCCGGTTCGAACGGCTTTCCGGGATTCTCGCCGGACCAGTCCGGCGCCTCCGACCAGTCCAGCTATGCTGCCTATATCGACCTTGAAGCTCCGCTTACGGATCGCTGGACTCTTGGCGGCGCGGTGCGATACGAAGACTTCTCGGAGTTCGGAACCAGCACGACGGGCAAGGTCTCGACCCGGTTCGAACTGACCTCGGGCCTGGCCCTGCGCGCGACGGCCTCGACAGGCTTCCGCGCGCCGACGCCCGGCCAGCTCTTCTCCGAGCGAACCTATCAGGGCCTCGACACGACGACGCTGAACATCTTCACCAGCGGCCGGTTCAGCCCGCAGGGTGCCGTCGCCGAACTGATCAGCCAGCGGGACGATGCCAGCATCCTGCCGCTCGAACCGGAAGAATCGGAAAACATCACCGCAGGTCTCGCCTGGAATAGCGGGTTCGGCCTGACGGCGACACTCGATCTCTATCAGATCGACGTTTCCAACCGTCTCAGCACGTCGACGACATTCGCGGTGACCGATGCCGAACGCGCCGAACTTGCAGCGCTCGGCGTTGCCGGCGCAGAAGGCATCACTCGGGTCAATTTCTTCCAGAATGATTTCGACACGCGGACCAAGGGGCTGGATCTCGTCATGGCTTATGATTTCGGGTTCGGGCCCGGGGAGATGAGCCTGACCGGTGCCTACAATTACAACAAGACTGACGTCACCGGCGGGGATTTTGCGGCCAATACAAGTTCGGCGGACCGGTTCGAAAAGGGTATCCCGGAGCATACGGCAAACCTGCAGGCGAGCTATACACTCGGCAAATGGGACATGTTCGGGCGTATGCGGTATTATGGGGAATGGCGCGATTTCTCCGGCAATTCCACCGGCGACATTTTCCAGGACTTTGGAGCCATGGTCCTGTTCGACCTCGGCGCAACCTATCAGGTCAATGAGGCCCTGTCGGTCCGCCTCGGCGCGGAGAATGTGTTCGACCAGTATCCGGACGAGGCGACCTACCAGGCCAGCCGGGGACTGATCTATTCCCGCAACGCCCCCTATGACACCGATGGCGGCCAGTATTATCTCCGCTTCGATGTCAGCTTCTGA
- a CDS encoding aminotransferase class V-fold PLP-dependent enzyme — MDVTRRLVMKGAAAAAASFASHPARAALPTEAGAEARSVQEIARDESYWRPIAAQYEVTPDIVNFENGYWGLMAKPVLEAFVRNTDRINRNNSWYARRDYHAELEPVHARLAAFLGAGRDEILFTRNATESLQTLIEGYNRLKPGDAVMYCDLDYDSIQAAMASKAEREGAGIVRIDIPEPVTHDQLIETYREALASHPDVRLLLLTHISHRTGLMIPVREIVAMAREYGVDCIVDAAHSWGQIDFNIDDLGADFIGFNLHKWIGAPIGAGLIYIRRDRLADISPDISERPDGVGRIQHRIHTGTTNFATFLTLADALDFHERVGPQRKAARLVYLRDLWAEEMRNDTRIEILTPPDPRLHAAITSFRFRNRISVEDNQAIVKALADTYGIFTVHRGGVARGACVRVTPALYNTPDQCLRLVQALRSLLAEG; from the coding sequence ATGGACGTCACCAGACGACTGGTCATGAAGGGCGCCGCTGCTGCAGCGGCGTCCTTTGCCTCACACCCCGCCCGGGCCGCTTTGCCGACCGAGGCCGGGGCAGAAGCGCGTTCGGTGCAGGAGATTGCACGGGATGAATCCTATTGGCGTCCGATCGCGGCGCAATATGAGGTGACACCGGACATTGTGAATTTCGAGAATGGCTATTGGGGCTTGATGGCAAAACCGGTGCTTGAGGCGTTTGTGCGCAACACGGACAGGATAAACCGGAACAATTCCTGGTATGCCCGGCGCGACTATCATGCCGAACTCGAGCCGGTCCATGCGCGCCTTGCCGCCTTCCTTGGAGCAGGCCGCGATGAGATCCTCTTCACCCGCAATGCCACCGAATCCCTGCAGACGCTGATTGAAGGCTACAACCGGCTGAAACCGGGCGATGCCGTCATGTATTGCGATCTCGACTACGATTCGATCCAGGCCGCGATGGCCAGCAAGGCCGAGCGCGAAGGCGCCGGGATCGTCCGGATCGATATTCCCGAGCCGGTCACCCATGATCAGCTGATCGAGACCTACCGTGAGGCGCTCGCTTCCCATCCCGACGTTCGCCTGCTGCTGCTGACCCATATCAGCCACCGGACCGGCCTGATGATTCCCGTGCGCGAGATCGTTGCGATGGCGCGGGAATACGGCGTGGATTGTATTGTCGACGCCGCCCATTCATGGGGGCAGATCGATTTCAACATTGACGATCTCGGCGCCGATTTCATCGGCTTCAACCTTCACAAATGGATCGGCGCACCGATTGGCGCAGGCCTGATATATATCCGGCGGGACCGGCTGGCAGATATCTCGCCGGATATCTCCGAGCGACCGGACGGTGTTGGCCGGATCCAGCACCGGATCCATACAGGGACCACGAATTTCGCGACGTTTCTGACACTCGCAGATGCGCTTGACTTCCATGAACGGGTTGGTCCTCAACGCAAGGCCGCCCGGCTGGTCTATTTGCGCGATCTCTGGGCCGAGGAGATGCGCAATGATACGCGTATCGAAATCCTGACGCCGCCCGATCCGCGCCTGCACGCGGCGATCACCTCGTTTCGTTTCAGGAACCGGATCTCGGTCGAGGACAATCAGGCAATCGTGAAAGCGTTGGCCGACACGTATGGGATTTTCACCGTCCATCGCGGCGGTGTGGCCCGGGGGGCCTGTGTGCGGGTGACGCCTGCGCTCTACAATACGCCGGATCAGTGCCTGAGACTGGTCCAGGCGTTGCGCAGCCTCCTCGCGGAGGGATGA
- a CDS encoding TonB-dependent receptor, protein MADISLAEAITRLAEQTGTIIIAQSADLAGLEAAPPDADMPVGEALAVLLSGTSLTGQEDAGGVWIIRRRSPEQRAASAAELQRVRLSAPVADLPRIYDTIIVTGSRRGAEAVQSLSPVDILDRADLAAPVSDDLADILAGTLPGFFVQRRPLSDGAVFVRPYSLRNLSADHTLILVNGKRRHRSAMLNAGGAQSPDLSKIPAHAIARVEILRDGASAQYGSDAIAGVINIIPREDARLEGFAQHSRYYEGDGRQKRLGLGGGATGARGHFRFSLDYSDAAPTSRARQRLDALQYLEAHPEAEIDDPVQKWGQPEREDIRALLTARLASRAGDIRALINASQGQGVSDFNWRSPETPSVYAPGMAFGDWSLKQVYPNGFTPQFGQDERDLSVVLGIEGALGNGVSHEVSVSFGENRIDYFLYDTINASLGPDSPTRFEAGGLRQQELNLNADFRAPLAALSGSGRPGHLAFGVEHRLERYGIEAGEAASFEIGPGAVDGLTSGSNGFPGYTPDQARTHDQSSWAGYADAEMYPDGRSQIGLALRLEAFDSFGSQLNGKLSFRRDMTAGLALRATVSSGFKAPTPAQLYSERTSQGVAPDTLDVFTNGRFSPTGPVAEIVGMRQDADILPLAPETSVNLSAGLVARPARGLIASADVYHTEIRDRIFISDNYTLDPGERARLAGLGVPGGESITEVSFFQNSYDTRTYGIDFVLDHERRLAGGDLSLGLSANYNRTEVIDAAFDDTPSRLARFERLYPRFSSHASARYRRGRLSLDTRLRWIGPWVDYTGQDSALIQEFGSELFLDASVSVDLTEHLTLRLGAENMFDEYPDEARLEASKGLIYSRNAPYDTDGGQYYLRLDARF, encoded by the coding sequence ATGGCCGATATCAGCCTGGCCGAAGCCATAACGCGTCTGGCTGAACAGACCGGTACGATCATCATTGCGCAATCAGCGGATCTGGCTGGGCTCGAGGCTGCTCCTCCAGACGCTGACATGCCGGTGGGCGAGGCACTTGCCGTCCTGCTGTCGGGTACGTCGCTGACCGGTCAGGAAGATGCCGGCGGCGTCTGGATCATACGGCGCAGGAGCCCTGAGCAGCGCGCGGCCAGTGCCGCCGAGCTCCAGCGCGTCCGGCTGTCTGCGCCGGTCGCCGACCTGCCGCGCATCTATGACACAATCATCGTGACCGGTTCCCGCAGAGGCGCCGAGGCCGTCCAAAGCCTGTCGCCGGTGGACATATTGGACCGGGCGGATCTGGCTGCGCCGGTTTCGGATGATCTTGCCGACATACTGGCCGGCACGCTGCCCGGCTTTTTCGTTCAGCGCCGTCCCCTCAGTGATGGCGCGGTCTTTGTCAGGCCTTACAGCCTGCGCAATTTGTCGGCCGACCACACGCTGATCCTGGTCAATGGCAAGCGGCGCCATCGATCGGCCATGCTGAATGCCGGCGGGGCGCAATCTCCCGACCTGTCCAAGATACCGGCGCATGCCATCGCGCGGGTCGAAATCCTGCGTGATGGCGCCTCGGCCCAATACGGATCCGATGCCATTGCCGGGGTCATCAACATCATTCCCCGTGAGGATGCCCGCCTGGAAGGCTTTGCGCAGCATAGCCGGTACTATGAGGGCGATGGCCGCCAGAAGCGGCTTGGCCTCGGCGGCGGGGCAACCGGCGCAAGGGGCCATTTCCGGTTCAGCCTCGACTATAGTGATGCGGCGCCGACCTCGCGTGCACGCCAGCGCCTCGATGCCCTGCAATATCTCGAAGCCCATCCGGAGGCCGAGATTGACGATCCTGTCCAGAAATGGGGGCAGCCGGAACGCGAGGATATCCGCGCGCTCCTGACGGCCAGGCTGGCGAGCCGGGCCGGGGACATACGTGCGCTCATCAATGCGAGCCAGGGGCAGGGCGTGAGCGATTTCAACTGGCGCAGCCCCGAAACGCCGAGCGTCTATGCGCCCGGCATGGCCTTTGGCGACTGGTCTCTCAAGCAGGTCTATCCCAATGGGTTCACGCCGCAATTCGGGCAGGATGAGCGCGACCTGTCTGTCGTGCTCGGGATCGAAGGCGCACTGGGCAATGGCGTGTCCCATGAGGTCAGTGTCAGCTTCGGGGAGAACCGGATCGATTACTTCCTGTATGACACGATCAATGCCTCGCTCGGCCCGGACAGTCCGACCCGGTTCGAGGCAGGCGGCCTCCGGCAACAGGAATTGAACCTGAATGCCGATTTCCGGGCGCCGCTTGCGGCGCTCTCCGGTTCAGGCCGGCCCGGCCATCTCGCCTTTGGCGTTGAGCACAGGCTTGAACGCTACGGAATTGAGGCCGGAGAGGCGGCCTCATTCGAGATCGGGCCGGGGGCGGTGGATGGGCTGACATCCGGGTCAAACGGGTTTCCGGGATACACACCGGACCAGGCGCGGACGCATGACCAGTCCAGCTGGGCCGGCTATGCCGATGCCGAGATGTATCCGGATGGGCGCAGCCAGATCGGGCTTGCCCTGCGGCTGGAGGCGTTTGACTCATTTGGCAGCCAGTTGAACGGCAAACTTTCCTTTCGCCGGGATATGACAGCCGGCCTTGCCTTGCGGGCGACGGTCTCGTCCGGGTTCAAGGCACCGACTCCGGCCCAACTCTATTCCGAACGCACATCGCAGGGCGTTGCCCCCGACACGCTGGATGTTTTCACAAATGGCCGGTTCAGCCCGACCGGTCCGGTCGCAGAAATTGTCGGCATGAGGCAGGATGCCGACATCCTGCCGCTTGCCCCGGAAACATCGGTGAACCTGTCCGCCGGGCTGGTCGCCCGGCCAGCCAGGGGGCTGATTGCCAGCGCGGATGTCTATCATACGGAAATCCGTGACCGGATCTTCATATCCGACAACTACACCCTCGATCCCGGCGAGCGCGCCCGCCTTGCCGGGCTGGGCGTGCCGGGCGGAGAAAGCATTACTGAGGTCAGCTTCTTTCAGAACAGTTATGACACGCGCACCTATGGCATCGATTTCGTCCTCGATCATGAGCGCCGCCTTGCCGGCGGCGACCTCTCCCTCGGCCTGTCTGCCAATTACAACAGGACCGAAGTGATCGATGCAGCCTTCGACGACACGCCGTCCCGGCTTGCCCGGTTTGAACGGCTCTATCCCCGGTTTTCGAGCCACGCATCGGCGCGTTATCGCCGGGGGAGACTCTCGCTGGATACGCGTCTCAGATGGATCGGCCCATGGGTCGATTATACAGGCCAGGACAGCGCGCTCATCCAGGAGTTCGGCTCTGAACTGTTCCTCGATGCAAGTGTATCCGTCGATCTGACAGAGCATCTGACCTTGCGCCTCGGGGCTGAGAATATGTTCGATGAATATCCGGACGAAGCAAGGCTGGAAGCCAGCAAGGGGCTGATCTATTCGCGAAACGCACCCTATGATACCGATGGCGGCCAGTATTATCTTCGCCTCGATGCGCGCTTCTGA